In Mangifera indica cultivar Alphonso chromosome 1, CATAS_Mindica_2.1, whole genome shotgun sequence, a single genomic region encodes these proteins:
- the LOC123217636 gene encoding glucosamine 6-phosphate N-acetyltransferase-like, translating into MQNTDLPNEGNKFQVWKLEITDKSKGFMELLQQLSVCDSVSDKQFEERFQELSAYGDDHIGCVIEDNHSGKIIATGSMFIEKKFLRNCGKVGHIEDVVVDAGSQGMQLGKKTVKFLTNHAHEMECYKVILDCGVGNKAFYEKCGFKEKEIQMARYFV; encoded by the coding sequence ATGCAGAACACTGACTTACCCAATGAGGGAAACAAATTTCAAGTCTGGAAATTAGAGATCACTGACAAAAGCAAGGGTTTCATGGAGTTATTGCAGCAACTAAGTGTTTGTGACTCTGTGTCTGACAAGCAATTCGAAGAGCGATTTCAAGAACTCAGTGCTTATGGTGATGACCATATTGGTTGTGTGATTGAAGATAATCATTCTGGGAAAATTATTGCAACTGGGAGTATGTTCATCGAGAAGAAGTTTCTGAGAAATTGTGGAAAAGTTGGGCATATTGAAGATGTTGTGGTTGATGCCGGTTCGCAAGGAATGCAATTAGGAAAGAAGACAGTCAAATTCCTTACAAACCATGCGCATGAAATGGAGTGTTACAAGGTAATTCTTGATTGCGGTGTTGGCAATAAAGCATTCTATGAGAAATGCGGtttcaaagagaaagaaatacaGATGGCTCGGTACTTTGTTtga
- the LOC123217627 gene encoding exosome complex component RRP4 homolog, which yields MRNLQLSLNQTQKIRLQTALEKLESLSSKSNSNSCVTVADSIPIYEDGILKGHGTSDRKGELVATVCGVVERINKLIYVRTLRSRYKPETGDIVIGRVIEVAPKRWKLEINFQQDAILMLSSMNLPDGIQRRRTAVDELNMRSIFTENDLVCAEVRSSQNDGSLQLQARNQKYGKLEKGQMVKIDPYLVKRRKQHFHHLEEYGVDLILGCNGFIWVGEHVETRDKIVADQLNDSEQPAKKSDGTTMDLDEQVENQTPPETRQNICRIANAIRVLSTLGFNITLEVIMEAVNLSKTMNLDIHEMLGSEFYVLVAEKEAERRSSLSKRKR from the exons ATGAGGAATTTGCAGCTTTCATTGAATCAAACGCAAAAGATAAGACTACAAACTGCTCTTGAAAAGCTAGAGTCTCTCTCTTCTAAGTCCAACTCTAACTCCTGTGTCACAGTTGCTGATAGCATCCCCATTTACGAAGATGGCATTCTGAA GGGCCATGGAACATCAGATCGTAAGGGTGAGCTGGTTGCAACTGTTTGTGGAGTAGTTGAGCGAATCAACAAGTTGATATATGTGCGGACTTTACGTTCCAG ATACAAGCCAGAGACTGGAGACATTGTGATAGGACGTGTTATTGAG GTTGCTCCGAAGCGGTGGAAATTGGAAATAAATTTCCAACAAGATGCAATTTTGATGCTTTCTTCAATGAATTTGCCTGATGGAATTCAG AGGCGGAGAACTGCTGTGGATGAACTAAATATGCGCAGCATTTTCACAGAGAATGATCTTGTGTGT GCCGAAGTTCGTAGTTCCCAGAACGATGGCAGTTTACAACTCCAAGCAAGAAATCAGAAATATGGAAAG CTTGAGAAGGGCCAAATGGTGAAGATCGATCCCTATCTAGTGAAGAGACGGAAACAACATTTTCACCACCTGGAAGAGTATGGAGTTGATTTGATACTTGGATGTAATGGGTTTATCTGGGTGGGTGAACATGTCGAAACCAGAGATAAGATTGTAGCAGATCAATTAAATGATTCTGAACAGCCAGCTAAGAAATCTGATGGAACTACCATGGATCTTGATGAACAAGTTGAAAATCAGACCCCACCCGAAACAAGGCAAAACATATGCAGAATTGCTAATGCCATTCGTGTCTTGTCTACATTGGGCTTCAATATAACTTTAGAAGTGATAATGGAAGCAGTGAACTTGAGCAAGACCATGAATCTTGACATTCATGAGATGCTTGGATCTGAGTTTTATGTTCTCGTTGCAGAAAAAGAGGCAGAAAGGCGAAGCTCTTTAAGCAAGAGGAAGAGGTGA
- the LOC123217651 gene encoding uncharacterized protein LOC123217651 has translation MTYKGKACLNCVFIIFLLLAFTLLYYSPVEAKSRRPITDVEIRQKKLECYANIESGLWGQKCKSSMVAKENCALRCLSPSCYELIYESDPLEEGEKDFVRGQEYKYCMHKVSLEESLEGIRGSFDY, from the exons ATGACTTACAAGGGCAAGGCTTGTTTAAATTGCGTATTCATCATCTTCCTTCTCCTGGCATTTACTCTTCTTTATTATTCGCCAGTCGAAGCCAAATCTCGTCGCCCAATAACT gaCGTTGAGATCAGACAGAAGAAGCTCGAATGCTATGCTAATATAGAGAG TGGATTGTGGGGGCAAAAATGTAAATCTTCTATGGTTGCAAAGGAGAATTGCGCCTTGCGATGCCTTTCCCCTTCTTGTTATGAGCTCATTTATGAGAGTGATCCT CTTGAAGAAGGAGAAAAGGATTTTGTTAGGGGCCAAGAATACAAATATTGTATGCATAA GGTGTCACTGGAAGAAAGTCTTGAAGGCATTAGGGGTTCGTTCGACTACTAA